The region ACGAAGGCCGGGTGCTGCCACCAGCGTGAAGTTTTCCGTATGCGCCAGGCCATTGTTTTCGACAAGCAGCCATTGCCGGGTTCCGATCATGCGATCGAGATGGGATAGATGCAGCCTATGTCCAGCGGCGCGCAGCCTGGCGGCGCGCTCCTTGACCAGCGACCGGTCGAGCTGCGGCATGCGGGCAGCCGGCGTGCCGGGACGCGGGCTGTAGGGAAAGACGTGCAGATGCGCGATGTCGGCCTCTTCGGCCAGTTGCACCGCATTGCCGAACATCTCTTCCGTCTCCGTCGGGAAACCGGCGATGATATCGGCGCCGAAGCTCATCTCGGGACGCAGACGGCGCGCCTCCTCGATGAAACGCAGTGCATCGGCGCGTGAATGCCGGCGCTTCATCCGCTTCAGGATCATGTCGTCGCCATGCTGCAGCGACAGATGCAGATGCGGCATGAAGCGCGGCTCGTCGGCAATGAGATCCATCAGATGCACATCGGCCTCGATGCTGTCGATCGAGGAAAGCCTAAGGCGGCGGATATCGGGGAGCTGCTTCAAAAGCGTCTTCGCCAGCAGCCCGAGCGTCGGCGCCCCCGGCAGATCGCCGCCATAGCTGGTGGCATCGACCCCGGTCAGCACGATCTCGCGATAGCCGCTGTCGGCGAGCTTGCGGGCCTGGTCGACGACCGCCCCCATCGGCACGGAGCGGGAATTGCCGCGGCCATAGGGAATGATGCAGAAGGTACAGCGGTGGTCGCAGCCGTTCTGCACCTGGATGAAGGCGCGCACATGGCCGTCGATGTGCCTCACCATCTGCGGCGCCGTCGCCTTGACGCTCATGATATCGTTGACGCGGAGCTTCTCCTGAGCCGAAACGCCGAAATCCGGCAGGCCGCGATAGGAGGCGCTCGAAAGCTTCTCCTCGTTGCCGAGCACGGCATCGACCTCCGCCATTTCGGCGAAGGTCTCTTTCTCAGTCTGCGCGGCACAGCCGGTGACGATAATGCGGGCATGCGGGTTGTCGCGCCGGACCCGGCGGATCGCTTGGCGAGCCTGGCGAACGGCCTCGCCGGTCACGGCACAGGTATTGACCAGAATGGCATTGTTGAGCCCGGCCTTCTCAGCCTGCGCCTTCATCACTTCGGATTCATATGTGTTGAGGCGGCAGCCGAAGGTAATGACTTCGATGCCGCTCACTGCGCCCCCACCTCTCGGGTACCGTCGCGCGACCACGAACCCGTCGAGGGATCGAGCCTGCCCGACCATTCCCATTCGGCCGGGCCGGTCATGATGACGTGATCGTCGCGCTCGCGCCATTCGATCGAAAGCACAGCCGGCGGCTTGGCGCTTGCCACATTGATCGTCACCTTGCGGCCGGTGCGCCCGGTGCGCGCGGCGCTGACTGCGGCAGAACAGGCGGCCGAGCCGCAGGCGAGCGTCAGTCCGGCGCCGCGCTCCCAGGTCCGCGTCGTCATCGATGCCGGCGAGGTCACCTGCGCCAGCGTGATATTGGCGCGCTCGGGAAACATCGGATGGTTTTCGAGCAGCGGCCCGAAGCGGGCGAGATCATAGGACATCACGTCCCGGTCCACCCAGAAGATCGCATGCGGATTGCCCATCGACATGACAGACGGCGAATGCAGCACCGGATTGTCGATCGGGCCGATCTGCAGTTCGATGCGGCTGGTGTCGTGGAATTCTTCCGCCAGCGGGATCTTCTGCCAATCGAACACCGGCCGGCCCATATCGACGGAGATCGTCCCGTCCTCGTGTTCGACGGCGTTGAGAATGCCGGCGACCGTCTGGAAGGTGAAGGCCTTGCGGCCGGTCTCGGCGGCCAGCGCCTGCACGACACAACGCGTGCCGTTGCCGCAGGCCTGCGCCTTCGAGCCGTCGGAATTCAGGATATCGATGAAGGCATCGGTGCCGTCGGCCTTCGGATCATGGATCGCCATGATCTGGTCGAACTCGGTCGCAGGATCGGCATTAAGTGCCACCGCCGCAGCTGGCGTCACCTTATCCGGCCGGCCGCGCATATCGACGACCAGGATCTTGTTGCCAAGCCCGTTCATCCTCGCGAATTCGACCGTTGCGCTCATGATATCTTCCGTCCGTGTTTCCGCTGTATATGGCGGAAATGCGAAGGAATTACCAGTGGGTGAGTGCCGCGCAGCTATAGCCGCCGGCCGCCCTTTGGAGGCCGTCCGGTTTTACCGCTCAACACCGTCGGAAGCAAAAGACGCCGCATGCGCTTCGACGATGGCGGCGGTAATGACTTTTCTCAGCTCGTAGACCAGCGAACGGGACCGTTTGCGATCCAGATCCTGTGCTGCTTTTGCAAGACTAAGGCCTTCGTTCAGAACAATATGATGGGCCCGTGCCAGTGCCCAGCTTTCAATATCAGGATTGATCATTCGTATCTCCGCCGGATCATCCGGCATCAAGGATATTCACGAATCATTTTACACGATGCACTTAAGTAGAAAGTAGAATCATAAGCGCAATATTTTGCAACTGGCCTCTATGGCGTTTGGACTGTTCGCGGGAAATTTAGCCGGCCGTGCCCGACCGCGCAGGTTTGCGCAACCCCCGCTATGCGGCCTTTAGTCCGCATTCGCTTGACTTTCGCGCCGCTTTCCTGTTTATCGCGCCCAATCCGCGACGAGCCGCATGACTCCGAGCCGCCGACCGGGACCTGAGATCCCGGAGGTCAACACCCGACAGCGCGATGCGCCCTCGGGTGCTTTTTGGCTTTGCGTCTTGTTTTCGTCAAGGAAAAGCACGACGTTTCCGGGCATATCGAACCCGCCCGAAACGTATCAAGGAAGAGCCCATGTTTGAAAACCTCCAGGACCGTCTTGGATCCATTCTGAATGGACTGACAGGCCGTGGCGCGCTTTCGGAAGCCGATGTTTCCGCAGCGCTGCGCGAGGTTCGCCGTGCGCTGCTGGAGGCCGACGTCGCGCTCGACGTCGTGCGTTCCTTCACCGACCGCGTGCGGGAAAAGGCCGTCGGCGCCGAGATCCTGAAGTCGATCAAACCCGGTCAGATGGTCGTCAAGATCGTCCATGACGAACTGATCGAAATGCTGGGCGGCGAAGGCGTCGGCATCGACCTGCATGCGGCCGCCCCCGTCGTCGTCATGATGGTCGGCCTGCAGGGCTCGGGCAAGACGACGACGACAGCCAAAATCGCCCATCGCCTGTCGACGCGCGATAAGAAGAAGGTGCTGATGGCGTCGCTCGACACGCGTCGTCCGGCAGCCCAGGAGCAGCTTCGCCAGCTCGGCGCCCAGGCCAGCATAGACACACTGCCCATTATTTCAGGCCAGTCGCCGACCGATATCGCCGCCCGCGCCGTGCAGGCGGCGAGACTCGGCGGCCATGACGTCGTCATCCTCGACACTGCCGGCCGCACGCATATCGACGAGCCCTTGATGGTCGAGATGGCCGACATCAAGAAGCGCTCGAACCCGCATGAAATCCTGCTGGTCGCCGACTCGCTCACCGGTCAGGACGCCGTCAACCTCGCCCGCAACTTCGACGACCGTGTCGGCATCACCGGCCTGGTGCTGACCCGCATGGACGGCGACGGCCGCGGCGGTGCCGCCCTTTCGATGCGCGCCGTCACCGGCAAGCCGATCAAGCTGATCGGCGTCGGCGAGAAGATGAGCGAGCTGGAGGAGTTTCATCCCCGCCGTATCGCCGACCGCATCCTCGGCATGGGCGACATCGTCTCGCTCGTCGAGCGCGCGGCCGAGAATATCGACGCCGAGAAGGCGGCCGCCATGGCCGCCAAGATGGCCAAGGGCAAATTCGATCTCGACGACCTCGCCGATCAGCTGCGCCAGATGCAGAAGATGGGCGGCATGGGCGGCATCATGGGGATGATGCCCGGCATGGCCGGGATGAAGGACAAGATGGCCGCAGCCGGCCTCGACGACAAGCTTTTCGGCCGTCAGATCGCCATCATCCAGTCGATGACCAGGGCCGAGCGCGCCAACCCCGACCTGCTCAAGCATTCGCGCAAGAAGCGCATCGCCGCCGGTTCCGGCACCGATGCCGCCGCCATCAATAAGCTTCTGAAGATGCACCGCCAGATGGCCGACATGATGAAGATGATGGGCGGCAAGGGCAAAGGCGGCATGATGAAGCAGATGATGGGCGGCCTTGCCGGCAAGATGGGGCTTGGCGGCGGCCTAGGCGGCATGCCCGATCTCTCCAATATCGATCCCCGGCAGCTCGAGGCCTTGCAGAAGCAGGCGGAAGCGGCGGGGCTTGGAAAGCCGGGTGGGGGTATGCCCGGTCTCGGCGGCCTGCCGGGTGGTTTGCCTGGCCTCGGCGGCGCCAAGCTGCCGGGTCTCGGCGGTGGTTTCCCGGGATTGCCCGGCTTGCCGAAGAAGAAGTGAAAGGATCGCTTGCCCCATGATTGATCCGAACGTCAAAGCCCAGCTCGCGAGCTATCGTCAGTCGATCGACAATATCGACGCCGCGCTCGTGCACATGCTGGCCGAACGCTTCCGGTGCACCAAAGAGGTCGGCGTGCTGAAGGCCAAATACAATCTGCCGCCGGCCGATCCGGCGCGCGAGGAATACCAGATCGAACGCCTTCGCCAGTTGGCGAAAGCCGCCAATCTGGACCCGGATTTCGCCGAGAAGTTCCTGAACTTCGTCATCAAGGAAGTCATCCGGCATCATGAGCAGATCGCTGCGGATCACGCTGAACAGAGCGCCACAGCCCGATAACCCGCCTGATCACTGATCAGGCGATCAAAGAAAAGCCTAAGGAGTAAAGAACATGGCACTGAAAATTCGTCTCGCCCGCGGTGGCTCCAAGAAGCGCCCGTATTACCACGTCGTTCTCGCCGATGCGCGCAGCCCGCGTGACGGCCGCTTCCTGGAAAACCTCGGCTCCTGGAACCCGATGCTCGCCAAGGACGACGAGAAGCGCGTTCAGCTGAACGCCGAGCGCATCAAGCACTGGATCGAAAACGGCGCCCAGCCGACCGACCGCGTTCTGCGCTTCCTCAATGAAGCCGGCGTTGCCAAGCGCGAAGCCAAGAACAACCCGGTCAAGGCAAAGCCGGGCAAGCGCGCTCAGGAACGCGCCGCTGAAAAGGCTCAGAAGATCGCTGACGCCGCCGCTGCTGCCGACGCCGCGGAATAATCGGGACAATTCCCTGATCGGACGGGCGGCATGGCGACATGCCGCCCGTTTTCGTTTCCAATTGATCGCACTTCGTTTATGAGAAACCTGTCTTTCGGCTTCACATGAAGGAACCCATGACAAAGCTTGAAAACCCCGTTCTGATGGCGACGATCGGCGGCGCGCAAGGTCTCCGTGGAGAGGTGCGCGCCAAGGCCTACACGGCCGATCCGAGCGCCCTTGGCGATTACGGCCATCTGCACAGCATGGACGGCCGCAGCTTCGAAGTCCTCGAAATCCGCGAGACGAAGAATGTCGTCGTCGTCCGTTTCCGCGGCGTCAACGACCGCAATGCCGCCGAGGCGCTGAACGGGCTCGAACTCTATATCGAGCGCGACAATCTGCCGGACGAGGAGCTTGAAGACGACGAGTTCTACTATGCCGATCTCGAAGGCCTGGAAGCACGCGACGACAAGGGTGCCAGCTATGGCACGGTCACCGGCGTCTTCGATTTCGGCGCCGGCGATTTGCTGGAACTCAAGGGTCCGGGCAAGCGACCGGTGCTGATCCCCTTCTCCGAAGCCTCGGTGCTGGAAATCGACCTCGAGGCCGGCACGCTGCTGATCGACCCGCTGGCGGCGGGATTGGTCGACGATGCCGAAGAGCTTTCGAAATTCACCGCGGACAAGCCGAAAAAGAAGAAGTGATGGCTTTCCGGGCGAGCGTGCTGACACTCTATCCGGAAATGTTTCCGGGACATCTGGGCTTCTCGCTCGCCGGCAAGGCGATGGAGCGCGGGCAATGGTCGCTGGATGCGGTGCAGATCCGCGATTTCACCACCGACAAGCACCGCACCGTCGACGACACCCCGGCCGGCGGCGGCGCCGGCATGGTGCTGAAACCTGACGTTCTCGCGCGTGCGATCGACAGCACCGCGGAAAACGATACCCGCCCGCGCCTGCTGATGAGCCCGCGCGGCCGGCCGCTGACGCAGGAGCGCGTGCGCGCGCTTGCTTCGGGCGATGGCGTCATCATAGTCTGTGGCCGCTTCGAGGGCGTCGACCAGCGGGTGATCGAGGCGCGCGGGCTGGAGGAGGTCTCGATCGGCGACTACGTGCTGTCAGGCGGCGAGCCGGCGGCGCTGATCGTGCTCGACGCGATCATCCGCATCCTGCCCGGCGTCATGGGCAACGATCTTTCCGGCCTGCACGAAAGCTTCGAAGGCGGGCTGCTGGAACATCCGCATTATACCAGGCCGCAGGCGTGGGAAGGCCGGGAAATTCCGGCGATCCTGACCTCTGGCAATCACGGCGCCATCGAGAAATGGCGGCACCAGGAAGCGGTGCGGCTGACGCGGGAGCGGCGGCCGGACCTTCTGGAAAAGGCGAAAACCGAGAAAAACGGCTGATACCAGCCTCCCTTTCACAAAAATGTCGTGCGAGGGATGACAAGCCCCGGCCTTTCGTGTATTGGCGCACGCGGAAATGGGGTTATCCCCGTCTGCCAGCAAACAAAGAATGGCGAACCCGCTCCCGCCCTGAAGGGCAAAGTCCTGAGGCCAGTTCCAAAGGATTCAGTGTCGAGCGCTCTGGCTGTTTCAGAAGAACCAAAGGTTAAGACGATGAACATCATTCAGCAGCTTGAGGCCGAACAGGCCGCCAAGATCGAAGCCAAGCGCACGCTTCCCGAATTTTCCCCGGGCGATACCGTCCGTGTCAACGTGAAGGTCACGGAAGGCAACCGTACCCGCGTTCAGGCCTATGAAGGCGTCTGCATCGCCCGCTCCGGCGGCGGCCTGCAGGAAAACTTCACGGTCCGCAAGATCTCCTACGGTGAAGGCGTCGAGCGCGTATTCCCGGTCTACTCGCCGATGATCGAAAGCGTCGACGTCGTTCGCCGCGGTAAGGTCCGCCGCGCCAAGCTCTATTACCTGCGTGATCGTCGTGGCAAGTCTGCCCGTATCGTTGAAGACACCGGCGTGCGCGCCCGCAAGCTCAACGACGCCGAGCGCGCCGCCATCGCCGAGGAAAAGGCACGCATCGAAGCTGAAAAGATTGCAGCAGCTCAGGCGCTCGCCGCCGAGAAGGCAGCAGCCGAAGCAGCAGAAGCCAAGGCCGCTGCTGAAGCAGCAGCCGCTGCCGCCGCAGCGGAACCGGCAGCAGAATAAGATCTGCGCACGCAAAATTCTTTCGCTTGGAAAGGCGGCCTTCGGGTCGCCTTTTCTCTTTTTTGCTTGGGCACGCAGCCGGCGGCCTTGCCTTCGGCACGTTTTCCGTGACAATTTTCGCCGTTCAATCCCGGAGAGCCGTTCCATGCTGTTTCGTCGTACTGTCCTTGCGAGCTTCGCCGCCCTTGCGCTTGCACCCTTGGCCGCATCGGCTGCTGAGCTGCCCAATCTTGGCGGAAAGAACGTCGTCGTCGTGACCGAGAACGCCTACCCGCCGCTGCAGTTCGTCGACCCGAAATCCGGCAAGCCGATCGGCTGGGAATATGATGCGATGAGCGAAATCGCCAAGCGGCTGAATTTCAAGGTCGAATACCAGAACACCAGCTGGGACGCGATGATCCAGGCGGTGTCCGACGGCCAGTACAATATCGGCATGACCGGCATCACCATCAAGGACGATCGCAAGCAGAAGGTGGATTTCTCCGATCCCTATATGCGTTCGCAGCAGTTCATGCTGGTGCGCGGCGACGAGAAACGTTTCACCGATGGAAAGTCCTTCGCCGCATTCAAGGATGGCCTGGTCGGCGCCCAGCCCGGCACCACGCCCTTCTACACCGCCGTTTACGAGGTGCTCGACGGCAATGAGCAGAACCCGCGCATCAAGCTCTTCGAAACCTTCGGCGCCACCGTTCAGGCGCTGAAGGCCGGCGACGTCGATGTGGTGCTGACCGACGGCACCGCCGGCAAGGGTTATGTCGATGCCTCGAACGGCGCCCTGAAGCTGATCGGCGGGCCGCTCGGCACCGAGGATTTCGGCTTCATCTTCCCGAAGGGCTCCGATCTCGTCGCCCCCGTCAACGCCGCCATTTCAGTCCTCAAGGCCGACGGCACGCTGGATGCGCTGAACAAGAAGTGGTTCCTCGACTACAAGATGGGCGAATGACGCCGAGCCATAGCTGATGGCTTTGCGACCATCTCC is a window of Rhizobium sp. N324 DNA encoding:
- the mtaB gene encoding tRNA (N(6)-L-threonylcarbamoyladenosine(37)-C(2))-methylthiotransferase MtaB encodes the protein MSGIEVITFGCRLNTYESEVMKAQAEKAGLNNAILVNTCAVTGEAVRQARQAIRRVRRDNPHARIIVTGCAAQTEKETFAEMAEVDAVLGNEEKLSSASYRGLPDFGVSAQEKLRVNDIMSVKATAPQMVRHIDGHVRAFIQVQNGCDHRCTFCIIPYGRGNSRSVPMGAVVDQARKLADSGYREIVLTGVDATSYGGDLPGAPTLGLLAKTLLKQLPDIRRLRLSSIDSIEADVHLMDLIADEPRFMPHLHLSLQHGDDMILKRMKRRHSRADALRFIEEARRLRPEMSFGADIIAGFPTETEEMFGNAVQLAEEADIAHLHVFPYSPRPGTPAARMPQLDRSLVKERAARLRAAGHRLHLSHLDRMIGTRQWLLVENNGLAHTENFTLVAAPGLRPGELVPATITGHNGKHLDMQLTAAAA
- the dapF gene encoding diaminopimelate epimerase, with amino-acid sequence MSATVEFARMNGLGNKILVVDMRGRPDKVTPAAAVALNADPATEFDQIMAIHDPKADGTDAFIDILNSDGSKAQACGNGTRCVVQALAAETGRKAFTFQTVAGILNAVEHEDGTISVDMGRPVFDWQKIPLAEEFHDTSRIELQIGPIDNPVLHSPSVMSMGNPHAIFWVDRDVMSYDLARFGPLLENHPMFPERANITLAQVTSPASMTTRTWERGAGLTLACGSAACSAAVSAARTGRTGRKVTINVASAKPPAVLSIEWRERDDHVIMTGPAEWEWSGRLDPSTGSWSRDGTREVGAQ
- the ffh gene encoding signal recognition particle protein, which gives rise to MFENLQDRLGSILNGLTGRGALSEADVSAALREVRRALLEADVALDVVRSFTDRVREKAVGAEILKSIKPGQMVVKIVHDELIEMLGGEGVGIDLHAAAPVVVMMVGLQGSGKTTTTAKIAHRLSTRDKKKVLMASLDTRRPAAQEQLRQLGAQASIDTLPIISGQSPTDIAARAVQAARLGGHDVVILDTAGRTHIDEPLMVEMADIKKRSNPHEILLVADSLTGQDAVNLARNFDDRVGITGLVLTRMDGDGRGGAALSMRAVTGKPIKLIGVGEKMSELEEFHPRRIADRILGMGDIVSLVERAAENIDAEKAAAMAAKMAKGKFDLDDLADQLRQMQKMGGMGGIMGMMPGMAGMKDKMAAAGLDDKLFGRQIAIIQSMTRAERANPDLLKHSRKKRIAAGSGTDAAAINKLLKMHRQMADMMKMMGGKGKGGMMKQMMGGLAGKMGLGGGLGGMPDLSNIDPRQLEALQKQAEAAGLGKPGGGMPGLGGLPGGLPGLGGAKLPGLGGGFPGLPGLPKKK
- a CDS encoding chorismate mutase, encoding MIDPNVKAQLASYRQSIDNIDAALVHMLAERFRCTKEVGVLKAKYNLPPADPAREEYQIERLRQLAKAANLDPDFAEKFLNFVIKEVIRHHEQIAADHAEQSATAR
- the rpsP gene encoding 30S ribosomal protein S16, with protein sequence MALKIRLARGGSKKRPYYHVVLADARSPRDGRFLENLGSWNPMLAKDDEKRVQLNAERIKHWIENGAQPTDRVLRFLNEAGVAKREAKNNPVKAKPGKRAQERAAEKAQKIADAAAAADAAE
- the rimM gene encoding ribosome maturation factor RimM (Essential for efficient processing of 16S rRNA), which produces MTKLENPVLMATIGGAQGLRGEVRAKAYTADPSALGDYGHLHSMDGRSFEVLEIRETKNVVVVRFRGVNDRNAAEALNGLELYIERDNLPDEELEDDEFYYADLEGLEARDDKGASYGTVTGVFDFGAGDLLELKGPGKRPVLIPFSEASVLEIDLEAGTLLIDPLAAGLVDDAEELSKFTADKPKKKK
- the trmD gene encoding tRNA (guanosine(37)-N1)-methyltransferase TrmD; the protein is MAFRASVLTLYPEMFPGHLGFSLAGKAMERGQWSLDAVQIRDFTTDKHRTVDDTPAGGGAGMVLKPDVLARAIDSTAENDTRPRLLMSPRGRPLTQERVRALASGDGVIIVCGRFEGVDQRVIEARGLEEVSIGDYVLSGGEPAALIVLDAIIRILPGVMGNDLSGLHESFEGGLLEHPHYTRPQAWEGREIPAILTSGNHGAIEKWRHQEAVRLTRERRPDLLEKAKTEKNG
- the rplS gene encoding 50S ribosomal protein L19 gives rise to the protein MNIIQQLEAEQAAKIEAKRTLPEFSPGDTVRVNVKVTEGNRTRVQAYEGVCIARSGGGLQENFTVRKISYGEGVERVFPVYSPMIESVDVVRRGKVRRAKLYYLRDRRGKSARIVEDTGVRARKLNDAERAAIAEEKARIEAEKIAAAQALAAEKAAAEAAEAKAAAEAAAAAAAAEPAAE
- a CDS encoding transporter substrate-binding domain-containing protein is translated as MLFRRTVLASFAALALAPLAASAAELPNLGGKNVVVVTENAYPPLQFVDPKSGKPIGWEYDAMSEIAKRLNFKVEYQNTSWDAMIQAVSDGQYNIGMTGITIKDDRKQKVDFSDPYMRSQQFMLVRGDEKRFTDGKSFAAFKDGLVGAQPGTTPFYTAVYEVLDGNEQNPRIKLFETFGATVQALKAGDVDVVLTDGTAGKGYVDASNGALKLIGGPLGTEDFGFIFPKGSDLVAPVNAAISVLKADGTLDALNKKWFLDYKMGE